One region of Microbacterium sp. M28 genomic DNA includes:
- a CDS encoding 4-hydroxy-3-methylbut-2-enyl diphosphate reductase: protein MPRIPRPRRAALQDNPVAGHKRVLLAAPRGYCAGVDRAVVAVEKALERYGAPVYVRKQIVHNIHVVTELEEKGAIFVEEVDEVPEGAHVVFSAHGVSPAVVNAASERGLQAIDATCPLVTKVHREAVRFARDDFEILLIGHDGHEEVEGTAGEAPDHVTVVNSPEEADTVVVRDPSKVVWLSQTTLSVDETMETVNRLRTRFPELQNPPSDDICYATQNRQVAIKKVAAEAELVIVVGSANSSNSVRLVEVALEYGAKAAYRVDYADEVKQEWLDGVATVGVTSGASVPEVLVREVLEALNGAGYADVEEVRTAEEDLMFSLPKELRQDAAGQRDARALGGRVTETSS from the coding sequence ATGCCGCGTATTCCGCGACCGCGGCGCGCCGCGCTCCAGGATAACCCGGTCGCCGGACACAAGCGGGTTCTCCTCGCTGCCCCGCGCGGCTACTGCGCCGGAGTCGACCGAGCCGTGGTCGCCGTCGAGAAGGCGCTCGAACGCTACGGAGCCCCGGTGTACGTGCGCAAGCAGATCGTGCACAACATCCACGTCGTGACCGAGCTCGAGGAGAAGGGCGCGATCTTCGTCGAGGAGGTCGACGAGGTCCCCGAGGGGGCGCACGTCGTGTTCAGCGCGCACGGGGTGTCCCCGGCCGTCGTGAACGCGGCATCCGAGCGCGGCCTGCAGGCTATCGACGCGACCTGCCCGCTGGTCACGAAGGTGCACAGGGAAGCGGTGCGCTTCGCCAGGGACGACTTCGAGATCCTGCTCATCGGCCACGACGGGCACGAAGAGGTCGAGGGCACCGCCGGTGAGGCGCCCGACCACGTCACGGTCGTCAACTCCCCGGAAGAGGCGGACACGGTCGTGGTTCGCGACCCGTCGAAGGTCGTGTGGCTCTCGCAGACCACGCTCTCGGTCGACGAGACCATGGAGACCGTCAACCGTCTGCGCACCCGCTTCCCCGAGCTGCAGAACCCGCCGTCGGACGACATCTGCTACGCGACCCAGAACCGGCAGGTCGCGATCAAGAAGGTCGCCGCCGAGGCAGAGCTCGTGATCGTCGTGGGCTCGGCGAACTCGTCCAACAGCGTTCGACTCGTGGAGGTGGCGCTGGAGTACGGTGCCAAGGCCGCGTACCGCGTCGACTACGCCGACGAGGTCAAGCAGGAATGGCTCGACGGCGTGGCCACCGTGGGCGTCACCAGCGGTGCATCCGTCCCAGAGGTGCTGGTACGCGAGGTGCTCGAGGCGCTGAACGGCGCAGGTTACGCCGACGTCGAGGAAGTCCGTACGGCCGAAGAGGACCTGATGTTCTCCCTTCCCAAGGAGCTCCGTCAGGATGCCGCCGGCCAGCGCGATGCGCGCGCTCTCGGCGGACGCGTCACGGAGACGTCCTCTTAG
- a CDS encoding DUF6264 family protein — protein sequence MSEQTTPAPRPQYGEYATPEEQRRLAGLPPLDAVPVTEVPAEPAPEAAAPAGRGNVDRIVTIALLAYGLVNVVMTAISYLDLPTVLQQSMQILGIEGDFTNFAQGRLAGAVAAVVLVIGYALTALAAFRRLRAGKKSWWVPLVGAVATMIVVTICIMIPMLGDPAFVQCLQTGGV from the coding sequence ATGAGCGAGCAGACGACACCGGCCCCGCGGCCCCAGTACGGCGAGTACGCGACGCCGGAAGAGCAGCGCCGCCTGGCCGGTCTGCCTCCACTGGACGCGGTCCCCGTGACAGAGGTGCCGGCTGAGCCCGCACCGGAGGCGGCCGCACCGGCCGGCCGGGGGAACGTCGACCGCATCGTCACGATCGCGCTGCTCGCCTACGGTCTCGTGAACGTCGTCATGACCGCGATCTCGTACCTCGATCTACCGACCGTTCTGCAGCAGAGCATGCAGATCCTCGGCATCGAAGGGGACTTCACGAACTTCGCCCAGGGCAGACTCGCCGGCGCCGTCGCGGCAGTCGTCCTGGTGATCGGCTATGCGCTGACGGCGCTCGCGGCATTCCGTCGGCTGCGGGCCGGGAAGAAGTCCTGGTGGGTGCCGCTCGTCGGAGCGGTCGCGACGATGATCGTGGTCACGATCTGCATCATGATCCCGATGCTCGGGGACCCGGCTTTCGTGCAGTGCCTGCAGACCGGCGGCGTCTGA
- a CDS encoding DUF1918 domain-containing protein: MHAQPGDHLIVEGRTDTTPRREGTIVEVHGDDGAPPYLVRWDDGHEGVLFPGPDAHIRSRG, translated from the coding sequence ATGCATGCACAGCCCGGAGATCACCTGATCGTCGAGGGGCGCACCGACACGACACCGAGACGGGAGGGAACCATCGTCGAGGTGCACGGCGACGACGGCGCTCCGCCGTATCTGGTGCGTTGGGATGACGGGCACGAGGGCGTCCTGTTCCCGGGGCCGGACGCCCACATCCGTTCGCGCGGCTGA